The genomic DNA TGACCCTGTGTCTTTTTTCAAGGAAagttttcacagtttttgcTCTACGGCAAGATGCATTATCATCTtgataaatgatgtcatcatccccAAACATCCTTTCAGTTGAGGGAGTAagaaaagtctttaaaatgtcaacataaacttgtgcatttatccatccatccatccattttcttccgctttatccagggccgggtcgcggaggcaacagtctcagcagagatgcccagacctcccgatccacacACACCTCCTCTAGCAGTtgtggggggaccccgaggtgacaccaggccagctcagagacatagtccctccagcgtgtcctgggccttccacgaggcctcttcccagcctgaaacacctcccgagggaggcgaccaggaggcatctgAAACAGATGCCAGAGAAACTTCAGCTTGCTCCTTTCGAcatgaaggagcagcgactctactccaaGCTCCTCTATCTCGAAGGGTGCCCCCAGCCACCCTgtgaaggaaactcatttcggccgcctgtattcgcgatcttgtcctttcggtcattaccgaactctcatgaccataggtgagggtaggaacatagatcgatcggtaaattgagagctttgccccccgactcagctccctcttcaccacaacagttcGACATAgagaccgcatcactgctgacgccgcaccGATCCATCTgtcgatctcacgctccatccgaccctcactcgtgaacaagaccctgagatacttgaactcctccagttgaggcaaggactctccaccgacccggagaggggaagccacctttttccggtggagaaccatggcctcagatttggaggtgctgatcctcatcccggccgctttacactcggctgcaaaccgccccagtgcacgctgaaggtcctgatttgatgaagccaacagaacgacatcatctgcaaacagcagatgAGATCCTGAGGTTCCAAAATTGGACTCCCTCTggtccctggctgcacctagaaattctgtttATAAAAGTAATAAACAGAAcaggtgacaaagggcagccttGGTGcagaccaacatgcactgggaacaggtctgacttactgccggcaatgcgaaccaggctcctgctgcggtcatacagggaacggacagcccttagcaaagggccccggaccccatactcccggagcaccccccacagagccggatcctcctctccagcaccctggagtagaccttaccggggaggccgaggagtgtgatccctctgtagttggagcacaccctccgatcccccttcttaaagagagggaccaccacccccGTTCTGCCAATCCAGAAGCCCTGTCCCCGACTGCTGCGCGATGTTTCAGATGTTGTGCATTTATTGAAGATGTAATGACTGCCATTTCCCCAGTGCCTTTACCTGACATACAGCCTCATCTCATCAATGACTGTGGacatttacatgttttcttCAGGCTGTCATCTTCATAAATCTCATTAGAACGGCACCAAACAAAAGTTCCAGAGTCACCACCTTGCCCAATGCAGATTCATGATTCATCACTGAAGTCCACCATTGCTTTTCCTTAGTCCACTGTaaccttgtttttttctgttgagGTGTTAATGATGGCTTTTGTTTAGCTTTTCTGTATATGAATCCCATTCCCTTTAGGTGGTTTCTTATAGTTCAGTCACAGACTCCAGTTTCCGCCCATTTGTTGCTCATTTGTTttgctgtgtattttttgttttcaaaacatATTGCTTTAACTTTTCTGTCTTCCTTGGTCTACCAGTATGCTTGCCTTTTACAACCTTCCCATGTTGTTTGTACTTGTTCCTGATTTTAAACGCAGCTGACTGTGAACAACCAACATCTTTTGCAACATTCTGTGATGATTTACCATCTTTAGGAAGTTTCATAATCCTCTCCTTTGTTTCATCTGACATCTCTGGTGGTGGAGCCATGATTCATGTCAATCTGCTTTGTGCAACAGCTCTCCAAAGTGTGAGAACTCCTTTTTAAATGCAGAATAATGAGCAGATTTCATCTGATGCAGGTGTTAGTTTTGGAAATGGAAACTTACAGGGTGATTCCATATTTTTTCCCTCTGCTTGATCTAAAAAAGCAATTGTTATTGACtaccatcattttttttttcttgatttctttgtgtttcttaTCCATCGCCATTTTGCGTTCCATGTTAGTTggtaaaaaagaatatactaaAACAGATTATTGTCTGATATCAATCGCAGGCCTCTAAATCGAATCAAATCTAAATCGTTTTGTGACAGGTTTTGTGACATCAGCAAATATCGAAACGTTATCAGAATGAAACAGGTGATTTACACCcctttgtttagtgtgtctgttatcattttgtgtacttttgttgacattttccggtcgttttctggagttttttcttgatttttttttttttttttagtgtttcttaAAACCAGAAcgttgtcattttaaatgacttCAGTTTTGTGGCATATCTGTGATGTAttattttctacaaaattaAACAACAGAATTAACAAGTAATTAAGTaaggtattaaaataaaaaagttgatttttttttttttttaagaggctatggtaaggtttaaaaatttaacaattttttttttttttacctgagaTAGGGCTATAGGGGCATAAAAGtagaaaatctttggattttttttctgagataaggctatcacaagaccctaaaaactagttaaagtataaaatatactgagcacacttaaactggggtgaaaatgcagtagtgcatgaaaaacagcaaaaatgtggaaaaacacccaaatttcagatGTAAGGCTATTTAGTAAGGCacacaaatgtttattttgtatgtttattttatggCGCAtgcaaaattagaccaagggtcACATGTGGCCCACGGTCCACCAGTCGCCCATGTCTGCCCTATAGTTTTGAACAAGATTTTAAAATGAACGCTGCTCTAAAGGcgtaccctttttttttttttttttttttttcaatacgtTATTCAAAGCTAAAACTcacataataattaaaaaagagagCAGAAGTAGTTCCAAAGCagctaatgtgtttgtgtttctgtatgTTTACTGTGTGTGGTTGTTTCAGGTGGAGGGGGGATCAGCTGTGTAATGCAGGATGGGAAAGTGTTTGAGAAAGCAGGAGTCAACGTGTCGGTGGTTTTTGGTCACCTGACTGAGGAAGCGGCAAAGCAGATGAGAAGCAGGGGGAAAATCCTCAAAGGAAAAGATGGTGAGTCtttattcattgatttattatatgatttttatttactttttttttttcattctttgatGTTTCCCAGGTAAACTTCCGTTTTGTGCTATGGGCGTGAGCTCCGTCATCCACCCTAAGAACCCACACATTCCCACCGTGCACTTTAACTACAGATACTTTGAGATTGAAGAGGAAGATGGTGAGCGTTCCTAACATCagctgttgtttctttgtgtcagTGACGCTTGTTcctggtgtgaatgaatgttCACTCTtgttatctgtgtgtgtgttccaggaaATAAGCAGTGGTGGTTTGGGGGAGGCACTGATCTGACTCCAGTTTATATCAACAGAGAAGATGCCGTTCACTTTCACGGCACACTGAAGGAGGCCTGTGACAAACACCACCCACAGTACTACCCTGACTTCAAGAAATGGTACGGTTTaagtcctgtgtgtgtgtgtgtgtgtgttacagtgggCGTTTCCTTGCTGAATGTGTGTGATAAGGACAAGTCCCTCCCTAAAGTCTACGTGAGCTGAAAAAACCGTTGAGTTCTGATGACACTCTGTAAATGAACAGTGAGGCTATCGTAGGGAGGGGTGGGGTTTATCAGATGATGAcattttgaaatttattttacttaattttaattttcatgGATGATTTTTGAAAACTCCAGAATGAGAGTATTGATCCAGATTCCCTCCAAAATGCACGccaaatgtgattgtctgatccgaggaccacattatcaacatttatgttagcatttagaataatgaccgatctgagcattatGCAGGAAACAACAATAGGTTTTGTCTTTTAggccttttgtgtgttttttctaatttcttgtcattatggcaatttttatttttgccttttttgagtcattgtgtgtttttgtaaaaaaaaattgtattattattgtcttttggggtttttttcctgtcatttttttttttacatttttttgtcattctgtgcaattttgttggtatttttttttttttagtcctttagaagatgttgttgtttttgtcattttgtgtgtttaagtgtttgttttgttaggGGTGTAAAGATTAATCTAGATCGATTAATCGATTGTTTGATCAATGATTTAGTCAAATTGATTTAAAGTATGGACATCGATTTCCATCGCTTTTTTCAAGTAAATGCCTTAAACAATCAGGCAATAAAATTCtcaaaatgtatcaatattgtgtttttattctttaatgtgcgaaaaaaaaaaaacccagattaTTGTCTGATATCAATCGCAGGCCTCTAAATCGAATCAAAATTGAAATTGTTTTGTGACGTCAGCAAATATCGAATCGTTGTTCTGATAATCGATATATATCGTATCGGAATGAAACAGGTGATTTACACCCTATGTTTATTGtgtctgttatcattttgtgtacttttgttgacatttttctaccgttttctgtttctggagttttgtctgttatgttgggcttcataaaacttccaacttcatgaattacaattttttttggggggccacacaaaatcagacagagggccgcatgtagcccccgggccaccagttgcctatgtcgggtttaaggtctatctttggttcagATTTTGTCCCAATCTGtttagtacttttgacgtaataaataaacaaataaataaataaatggtggtGAACGCATTCCCTCCTCGGCAGAGGtaatatttctgtgtgtttgatcTAAACTCACTCCAGTTGTGTTGTGCTCTAGGTGTGATCGGTACTTCTACATCCGCCACAGAGGAGAGACCCGTGGGATTGGGGGCATTTTCTTTGATGATTTGGACTCTCCGAATCAGGAGGAAGTGTTCAGTTTTGTGAAGAGCTGTGCACGCACCGTGGTACCCTGTTACCTGCCCATCGTGTATAAACACCTTAATGACTCTTTTACTGACGAGGAGAAGGACTGGCAGCAGGTACGACGAGGCAGGTGCGTAAAAGACACCCAGACGGTGTGAAGGACGATGGTGAGACGACCTATTCTTTATCAATCAGTTACTTGTAGGTCCTGATTATAGTTTCATATACTTTAATAGGACATAAGAAAAGCTGGTGTGTAAAATATTGATCCCAGTGTGTAAATATGATTGTGCTGTAGATATGTGGAGTTCAACCTGGTGTATGACAGAGGAGTGAAATTTGGCCTGGCCACGCCCGGCTCCAGGATCGAGAGCATCCTCATGTCCCTCCCCCTCACTGCCAGGTATACGCTTACACCTTTCACCACAGCAGGGGGTCATAGGTCACTGTGGCGTCAATGAGCAAacacaggggttttcaaccaaAGATTGTCAGGTGTGCTGTGAGAAATGATTCACTTTgacctaattggtctaaaaaatatttttgaaaacaagTTAATTATTGTCTGTAAAtatgccatccatccatccatccatcttctcccgcttagccgtttccgggtcgcgggggcagcatcctcagtagggaggcccagacttccctctccccggccacttcctccagctcgtccggggggaccccgagacgttcccaggccagccgagagacatagtctctccagcgtgtcctgggtcttccccggggcctccttccggagggacgtgccctgaacgccgcactagggaggcgttcagggggcatcctaattaggtgcccaagccacctcatctggctcttctcgatgcagaggagcagcgactctactttgagcccctcccgaatgactgagcttctcaccctatctctaagggagagcccagccaccctacggaggaaactcatttcggccgcttgtacccgtgatcttgttctttcggtcatgacccaaagttcatgaccataggtgagggttggaacgtagaccgacctgtaaatcgagagctttgcttttcggctcagctcccttttcacaatgacggactggtgcagactctgcatcactgcagacgccgcaccaatccgcctgtcgatctctcgctccatccttccctcactcgtgaacaagaccccgaggtacttgaactcctccacctggggcagaacctcatctccaacccggagaaggcactccacctttttccggtcgagaaccatggactcggatttggaggtgctgattctcattccggccgcttcacactcggctgcgaaccgatccagtgagagttgaaggtcacggtatgttggagccaacaggaccacatcatctgcaaaaagcagtgatgcaatactgaggcccccgtaccggaccccctcaacgccctgactgcgcctagaaattctgtccataaaagttatgaacagaatcggtgacaaagggcagccctggcggagtccaaccctcaccggaaacgatttcgacttactgccggcaatgcggaccagactctgactccggtcatacagggaacgaacagctcctatcaggaggtccgataccccatactcccggaggaccccccacaggaatccccgagggacacggtcaaatgccttttccaagtccacaaaacacatgtggactggttgggcaaattcccatgacccctcaaggaccctgctgagggtgtagagctggtccacagttccacggccaggacgaaaaccacattgctcctcctgaatccgaggttcaactatccggcggaccctcctctccagtacccctgaatagaccttaccggggaggctgaggagtgtgatccctctataattggaacacaccctccggtcccccttcttaaaaagggggaccaccaccccagtctgccaatccagaggcactgcccccgatgtccacgcgatgttgcagagtcgtgtcagccatgacagccccacaacatccagggccttgaggaactccgggcggatctcatccacccccggagccttgccaccgaggagctttttaaccacctcggcaacctcagccccagagataggagagcccactctcgggtccctgggccctgcttcctgattggaaggcgtgtcggtgggattgaggaggtcttcgaagtattccccccaccgatccacaacgtctcgagtcgaggtcagcagcgcaccatccgcaccatacatagtgttgacggtgcactgcttccccctcctgagacgccggatagtggtccagaatctcttcgaagccgtccggaagtcgttctccatggcctcaccaaactcctcccatgtccgggcttttgcctcggcgaccgccgtggctgcgcTCCGCTTGGCCcatcggtacctgtctgctgcctccggagtcccacaggccaaaaaggcccagtaggactccttcttcagcttgacggcatccctcacccccggtgtccaccaacgggttcgggtattgccgccacgacaggcaccgactaccttgcggccacagcactgatcagccgcctcagcaacagaggcacggaacatggcccactcggactcaatgtcccccgcctcctccgagacatggttgaagttttcccggaggtgggagttgaagctccttctgacgggagactctgccaggcgttcccagcagaccctcactatacgtttgggtctgccaggtctaaccggcatcctcccccgccatcggagccaactcaccaccaggtggtgatcagttgacagctccgcccctctctttacccgagtgtccaag from Gouania willdenowi chromosome 4, fGouWil2.1, whole genome shotgun sequence includes the following:
- the cpox gene encoding oxygen-dependent coproporphyrinogen-III oxidase, mitochondrial isoform X2; its protein translation is MATIVLCSMSKTAQAAVRRCTGLHLKRLSDCALHASPHSRSAVLFPGAGRLPRGSGGVRFMSHGTTGASAGGRARWRVLAVSGAVTAVGAVVGIAANAKHFQRAEMATKIAPANAVQECEEEGDILERCRAFMSPPVTDVSVLQSRKGEMRTRMEMLIMKTQADFCRALEEVDGGTFTVDRWERKEGGGGISCVMQDGKVFEKAGVNVSVVFGHLTEEAAKQMRSRGKILKGKDGKLPFCAMGVSSVIHPKNPHIPTVHFNYRYFEIEEEDGNKQWWFGGGTDLTPVYINREDAVHFHGTLKEACDKHHPQYYPDFKKWCDRYFYIRHRGETRGIGGIFFDDLDSPNQEEVFSFVKSCARTVVPCYLPIVYKHLNDSFTDEEKDWQQVRRGRCVKDTQTV
- the cpox gene encoding oxygen-dependent coproporphyrinogen-III oxidase, mitochondrial isoform X1 gives rise to the protein MATIVLCSMSKTAQAAVRRCTGLHLKRLSDCALHASPHSRSAVLFPGAGRLPRGSGGVRFMSHGTTGASAGGRARWRVLAVSGAVTAVGAVVGIAANAKHFQRAEMATKIAPANAVQECEEEGDILERCRAFMSPPVTDVSVLQSRKGEMRTRMEMLIMKTQADFCRALEEVDGGTFTVDRWERKEGGGGISCVMQDGKVFEKAGVNVSVVFGHLTEEAAKQMRSRGKILKGKDGKLPFCAMGVSSVIHPKNPHIPTVHFNYRYFEIEEEDGNKQWWFGGGTDLTPVYINREDAVHFHGTLKEACDKHHPQYYPDFKKWCDRYFYIRHRGETRGIGGIFFDDLDSPNQEEVFSFVKSCARTVVPCYLPIVYKHLNDSFTDEEKDWQQVRRGRYVEFNLVYDRGVKFGLATPGSRIESILMSLPLTARWEYMHQPAKGTEEDEILQVLKNPVEWV